In one Armatimonadota bacterium genomic region, the following are encoded:
- a CDS encoding PEP-CTERM sorting domain-containing protein — MNKTLIAAFAVTALASQSSAAGIQLWTVGTFIPSGISGSGNLVVGNGASVGYWDTSVSGGALTFVGGNSTGRVQASNDGTRFGGTSLAIDSFTSNNYNQMSIYSIAGGAWTSYGNLGYHSGTTASSGWGLSGDGNTVVGQAYYNTTAVGGTAARVNPTVGTIPGGPPVNLHPNTTNNGRVQASNFDGTVVGGFAVGTAPGAIWVNGVEKLMQTDLGSGTVSLGSIEDISNNGRFALGDGSSVTSGSFYIYDRIADTYTFGPNPYLSNSEIATMASISSDGRYVGGRYLKSGFSPYVDAKAFRYDTVTNTFATLDDLADAAGINRQGFHLGTITGMSDDGMKFVGIGGLLTAPTTTSFYIDLTPVPEPGTFALAGLGAAALIRRKRKA; from the coding sequence ATGAACAAAACCCTCATTGCGGCCTTCGCCGTGACCGCCCTGGCATCTCAATCTTCGGCCGCCGGGATCCAACTTTGGACGGTCGGCACTTTCATCCCTTCCGGCATCAGCGGGAGCGGCAACCTTGTTGTTGGCAACGGGGCATCGGTGGGCTATTGGGATACTTCGGTCAGTGGCGGGGCTTTGACGTTTGTTGGCGGCAACAGCACTGGCCGCGTGCAAGCCAGCAACGATGGCACGCGTTTTGGTGGCACGTCTTTGGCGATTGACAGCTTCACCTCAAACAACTACAACCAGATGTCCATTTACAGCATTGCCGGCGGGGCATGGACAAGCTACGGCAACCTGGGCTACCACAGCGGGACAACGGCGAGCAGCGGCTGGGGCCTATCGGGCGACGGCAACACGGTTGTTGGCCAGGCTTATTACAACACGACCGCGGTCGGCGGGACGGCTGCCCGGGTCAACCCGACGGTGGGCACAATTCCCGGTGGCCCGCCGGTGAACCTCCACCCCAACACCACCAACAACGGCCGGGTGCAGGCATCGAACTTTGATGGGACGGTGGTTGGCGGGTTCGCGGTTGGCACCGCTCCCGGCGCCATTTGGGTGAACGGCGTTGAAAAACTGATGCAAACCGACCTCGGTTCCGGCACGGTGAGCCTGGGTTCGATTGAAGATATCAGTAACAATGGCCGCTTTGCTTTGGGTGATGGCAGCTCGGTGACTTCCGGCTCGTTCTACATTTACGACCGAATTGCCGACACCTACACTTTTGGCCCCAACCCGTACCTTTCCAATTCTGAGATTGCGACGATGGCAAGCATTTCGTCTGACGGGCGGTATGTTGGCGGCCGTTACCTGAAATCTGGTTTCAGCCCCTATGTGGATGCCAAAGCGTTCCGCTATGACACCGTGACCAACACCTTTGCCACGCTGGATGACTTGGCCGATGCGGCCGGGATCAACCGTCAAGGCTTCCACCTGGGGACGATCACCGGGATGTCCGACGATGGCATGAAGTTTGTGGGGATTGGCGGCTTGTTGACCGCGCCGACGACGACTTCGTTTTACATCGACCTGACCCCGGTTCCGGAACCCGGCACATTCGCCCTGGCTGGGTTGGGCGCTGCCGCGCTCATCCGCCGAAAGCGAAAGGCTTGA
- a CDS encoding LacI family DNA-binding transcriptional regulator translates to MSPQKPKRITLRDVAKEAGVSIQTVSHVLSGNPTVSLPESTRCKVRAAAEKVGYQPNRHAQAIRGGKTNLISVWMPVDRPIVTYMRFLKRISSLARRDGYELMVNCLQRDDALNEGGRPPTLYPVDGIVSIDSGKAIQEFRKVKGNDHIPVSILGFEQVAYGDSISWDLDGASKRAVYDLIERGARKIAHVTLDWILADFPRERRRRGYVEAMESAGLEPVLIPAAGDTSTEAAESLRAHFAKNRYDAVFCVTDTYALAVARVLTEQGLGVPADTMVIGTGNYPEAEDYAVPISTIRLDVDAVIDQSWEWLMQRIADPTIPPRMTVLDMSVVHRASTTRRDS, encoded by the coding sequence TTGTCCCCCCAAAAGCCTAAGCGGATCACCCTGCGCGACGTCGCCAAAGAGGCCGGGGTTTCCATCCAAACGGTCAGCCATGTTTTAAGCGGGAACCCAACCGTTTCGCTGCCAGAAAGCACCAGGTGCAAAGTGCGGGCGGCGGCAGAAAAAGTCGGCTACCAGCCAAACCGGCATGCCCAAGCAATCCGGGGCGGCAAAACCAATTTGATTTCGGTTTGGATGCCGGTGGATCGGCCGATCGTCACCTACATGCGGTTCCTCAAACGCATCAGCTCTCTGGCACGTCGTGACGGCTATGAATTGATGGTGAACTGCCTGCAAAGGGACGATGCGCTGAATGAAGGTGGCCGACCGCCGACCCTTTACCCGGTGGACGGCATCGTCAGCATCGACTCGGGCAAGGCGATCCAAGAATTCCGGAAAGTGAAAGGGAACGACCACATCCCGGTATCCATCCTTGGATTTGAGCAAGTGGCTTATGGCGATTCAATCTCTTGGGATTTGGATGGGGCTTCCAAGCGGGCGGTCTATGATTTGATCGAACGGGGGGCGCGCAAAATCGCCCATGTCACGTTGGACTGGATATTGGCGGATTTTCCGCGGGAACGCCGCCGCCGGGGCTATGTGGAGGCAATGGAATCCGCTGGCTTGGAGCCCGTTTTGATCCCGGCCGCCGGCGACACTAGCACCGAAGCGGCGGAATCGCTCCGGGCGCATTTTGCCAAAAACCGGTACGACGCGGTTTTTTGCGTCACCGACACCTATGCCTTGGCCGTTGCGCGGGTTTTGACCGAGCAGGGGTTGGGCGTTCCGGCCGATACCATGGTAATTGGGACGGGCAATTATCCGGAAGCCGAAGATTATGCCGTCCCGATCAGCACCATCCGGCTGGACGTGGACGCCGTGATCGACCAATCTTGGGAGTGGCTGATGCAACGCATTGCCGACCCCACAATCCCGCCGCGGATGACGGTTTTGGACATGTCGGTGGTCCACCGGGCTTCGACAACCCGCCGAGATAGCTAG
- a CDS encoding 3-deoxy-7-phosphoheptulonate synthase, protein MPEPRIDDTRIRQTRPLIQPAILTEEISRTAEQSGRIAEWRRQVESVVRGDDRRILVIAGPCSVHDPVACLEFAEGLKSISERYSDDLLVLMRAYFEKPRTVGGWKGLINDPELDGTHKINKGLRLARGFLRDLAELGMPAATEFLDTTVPQHIADFISWGAIGARTVESQTHRELASGLSMPIGFKNATDGRIQPAVDAVLAAARSHWFPSTTKDGVAALSETTGNDSCHVILRGGSAGPNYQTFHVAEACERLRAAGLRPSVMVDCSHGNSGKDHRNQPKVNEALAEQIATAEGKVFGVMVEAHLCDGRQDYQPGRELLYGQSITDSCVDLKTCEGMLERLATARASAKT, encoded by the coding sequence ATGCCGGAACCCCGTATCGACGACACCCGCATCCGACAAACGCGGCCCCTGATCCAGCCGGCGATCCTCACTGAGGAAATCTCCCGGACGGCGGAGCAATCTGGCCGCATCGCGGAATGGCGGAGGCAAGTCGAATCGGTAGTCCGCGGGGACGACCGGCGCATATTGGTCATTGCCGGGCCATGCAGCGTCCACGACCCGGTGGCCTGCTTGGAATTTGCCGAAGGCCTCAAATCAATTTCGGAGCGCTATTCGGACGATTTGCTTGTTTTGATGCGCGCCTACTTTGAAAAGCCTCGGACGGTCGGAGGTTGGAAGGGGCTCATCAACGACCCCGAGCTCGACGGGACGCACAAAATCAACAAAGGGCTCCGGTTGGCCCGGGGATTCCTCCGCGACCTTGCTGAACTAGGCATGCCCGCCGCCACCGAATTCTTGGACACCACGGTGCCCCAGCATATTGCCGATTTCATCTCCTGGGGGGCAATCGGTGCGCGCACCGTGGAAAGCCAGACCCACCGCGAACTCGCCAGCGGCCTGAGCATGCCCATCGGATTCAAAAATGCCACCGATGGGAGGATCCAACCGGCCGTCGATGCCGTTTTGGCGGCCGCCCGAAGCCATTGGTTCCCAAGCACGACCAAAGATGGGGTTGCCGCCTTGAGCGAAACGACGGGCAACGATTCGTGCCACGTAATTCTGCGCGGGGGATCCGCGGGGCCGAACTACCAGACGTTCCACGTCGCCGAAGCTTGCGAGCGGCTGCGGGCCGCGGGACTCCGGCCTTCCGTCATGGTGGATTGCAGCCACGGAAACTCCGGCAAAGACCACCGGAACCAGCCCAAAGTCAACGAGGCGCTGGCGGAACAAATTGCCACGGCGGAAGGCAAGGTGTTCGGCGTGATGGTCGAAGCCCACTTGTGTGACGGCCGCCAAGACTATCAGCCGGGCCGGGAACTCCTTTATGGCCAAAGCATCACCGATAGCTGCGTCGACCTGAAAACATGCGAA